The region TTTTCACGCGTTTGACCGTGGGGCGGGGGTTGCCTATAATCATCGCAGCATACAGGGGGTGCCGATGAAAAGAGCTATCTGGTTGATTTTTCTGCTGCCGGCGCTGGTGGCGGCCGGCGGGACCGACACCGGCCTGATCCTCGTGACCGGCGGGGAGGGGACCGTGGAGGAGCTCGATTACGGCGCCCGCGTCTCCCCATCCGCGGCGGGGTGCCCCATCCCGCCGCCGCCCGACTGCGACGTCCTGTGGCAGTACCACATTGATGACGGCGGGCCGCAGCGCAACTGCGTCGCCATCGGCTGCGACGACGGGTACGTGTGGAGCGGCGGCTGGTACGGCGGGGGTAAGATGTTCGAGATGGACGGCGACGGCGTTCCGCTCTGGGAGTTTGACCGGGAGCGCGAATTCGGGGTGGCGGCGGCCGAGGACGCCGACGTCTTCTACGGCGTCTGGCACGACGACCGGGACGACAGCTTCGAGGTGTACAAGTTCCACGCCTCATCCCCCGAGCCGGACTGGACCTGGGACGGCGACGCGGCGGGCTACGCCCCCTACAGCGTGGACCGTCCGGGGCGCGTCGCCTGCTCCGCCGACGGGGGCGTCCTGGCCGTGGGGGGCAACGACGGCGATTCCCTGGCGGTGATGTTTTTCGCAGAAAATTCCCCGGAGCCCATCTCGATTTACGAGGACGAGAGCCTGGCCTACAGCCCCCGGCAGCTCCGCCTGACCGCCGACGGCACCAAGTGCATCTTCCGGGCCCACGCTTTTCTCTACCGCGTGGACGTGGCCACGGGCGCCCTGGAGGACACCTACGACCTGGGCGCCTCCACGGACTGCTTCGGCGTCAGCCCCGACGGCTCGGTGGTGGTCTACGGCTTCGGCGGGATGAACGTGCTAGGGTGGAACGGGTCCAGCTACGAGCACCTCTGGACGTACTACCACCCCGGCTCAAACTACGCGGGTGTGGCCGACGTGGCCGCGGACGACGAGGAGATAGTCCTGGTCTGGTACTCGACCACATACCTGCAGAACTGGGTCACCCGCTTCAACGTCTCCGACGGTTCCGAGCCGCTGTGGGTGTACGAGACCCACCCCGGCGGCGGCGATTACCAGGACGTCCCCGCCTGGATCGAGCTCTCCCGGGACGGCGAGTGGATCGTCGTCGGTTACTGGGGCGACCAAACCAAGGCCAACCCCGAGGTGCAGATTCTGCGGGATTCCAAGCCCGACGGCCTCTGGTTCGGCTTCTACACGCCGGGGTCCGTCTTCGGGGTGGACATCTCCCCCGGGGGGGAGTACGTGGTCAGCGCCGGCAAGGGGGTGCACGCCAACCAGATGGGCTCGGGCGGGGACATCTTCGCCGGGTACGTGGACCCCGAGGCCGGCGTAGCGGTCGTCTCCTTCGAGGCTGAGCCTGCGGCGGACGGGGTTCTCGTGCGCTGGTGCGTAGAGGGGGCCGTCGAGGTTGATATTCAGCGGGACGGAGAGCCGCTCTCGGACTCGCCGCTCCCGGCCGCGGGCGCTTATTTGGATCCGGGATTGGCCTCTGGGACCTACGCCTATACTCTGCGCGCCTACGACGACACGGGGGGGTACGTCGAGGCGGGTCCGATCGAGGTGGAGTACGTCCGGGACGGGGATGGGCTTTGGCTCTCGACGCCCTACCCCAACCCGGCGGGCGCGGGGGCGGTTCTCGCCTTCAACCTGCCGGAGGAGGCCCGGGTGACCGTCGCGCTTTACGACGTGGCGGGGCGCCGGGTGGCGACGCCGGTGGACGCGTTCCTGCCGCGGGGTCGTCATTCTTTCGGGTTGGACACGGCCGAGTTACCGCCGGGCGTGTACCTGGTGCGCCTGAGCGCCGACGGTGAAACGGTGACCACACGCCTGGCCGTGGTCCGCTGAGGTCGCCCGGCCTTGGGGCTGACGGCGCCGGGTGTACTCACGATCCTGTGTTGAATAAAAAAGGACTCGATGGTCGAAGCATTCAACCCGCTCGATCCGGCCGCCGTGGCCGAAATCGGGGACCTCCGCCTCCGGGCGCGCCTGGTGGTGGAGGGCCTGCTGACCGGTCTGCACCGCTCGCCCCTGCGCGGCGTGGCCCAGGAGTTCGTCGAGCACCGCCCCTACCGGCCCGGTGACGAGCCGCGCCTGGTGGACTGGCGGGTCTGGGCCAAGACCGACCGGCTGTACGTGAAGAATTTCCGGCAGGAGGCCGATCTGCGCTGCTGGTTGGCGGTGGACACCTCGGCCTCGATGGATTACGCGGGAGGGCGTTCGCGCGGCGTGACGAAACTGGGCTACGCGGTGAGCCTGGCGGCCGCCCTGGCCTACATCGTCGTCCGTCAGGGGGACGGCCTGGCGCTGGCCGGCTTCGGCGAGGGGATAGAGCCCTACCTGCCGCCGCGGAGGGGGCCCCTGCAACTCTCCATCGTCCTCTCCGCGCTCGGCGGGCTGAAGACCGGAGGCCGGACGGATTTCGCCGCCCTGGCCCGGGAGCTCGCCGCCCGGACCACCCGCCGCGGCCTGTTCGTCATCATCTCGGACCTCTGGGGCGACCCCGAAGCCCTCGGTACGTCCCTGGCCGCCCTGGCCGCCCGCAAGCACGAGCTCCTCTGCCTGCACATCCTGGACCCCGACGAGCTGGAGCCCGATTTCAAGGGGGCCCTGCTGCTGGAGGACGCCGAGGATTCCAGCCGCCTGCCGGTGGATGGTGAGGCGCTCGCCCTGCGCTACCGCCGGCGCGCCCGGGAGCATTTCGAAAAAATCTCCGGTCGGCTACGCTCGGCGGGCATTGATTACCTCCGCCTGACCACCGACGAGCCCTTCACCGGCCCACTCCGCCGCTTCCTCTCCCGGAGGGCCGACCTCGTGGCCGCGGTGGGCCGTAGAACCCTGAGACGGTAGCCTTGCTGCAATTTTCCGCCCCCTGGCTGCTCTTCGCCCTGCCGGCGGCGCTCCTGCCGCTCCTGTTGTACTGGTGGAAGCGCAGGCAGAGGCATCGGCGCCGCTTCCCCTCCCTACAGCTCGTCCGGCAGACGGCCGCGGAGCAGGCACGTCGTCTGCGGCTCCGGGAAATCCTGCTGCTGCTGTTGCGCATCCTGGCCCTGGCGTGCCTCGTTCTGGCGGCGGCGGGACCCGTCGTTCGCTCCGAGGGCATCCTGGGCGGCGTCCCCGAGAGGGTGGTGGTCCTGCTGGACCGCTCGCTCTCCATGACGGCCGTGGACTCGGGCGGGGAGCGGTTCGAGAGGGCCAAGAGCGCCTGCGCGCGGTACCTCAAGCTGCTGCCCGCCGGGACCCCGGTGGATTTAGTCGCCTTCGACGACCACCCGCGCCCCGCGGCCGAATCCGTGGAGCCTATCGAGGCGCTCGCGGCCCTGGGCGGCGTCGAGGCGGGGCTGGGGGGCACAGATCTCGCCTCGGCCCTGGAGTTCGCCGCCTCCAGGCTGGGCACCTCCGGGGGTAAAGGCGTCGCGGCGCTGTTCAGCGATCTCCCCGCCGCCTGCGTCACCGGGCCGCTCGCATTCCCCTACCCCCTCCTCGTCTACCCCGCCGGTATTTCAGCCCGGAACGGAGGCATCAAGGAGCTCGGAGCCCGGAATCCCCTGCCCCTGGCCGGGGCCGAGCTGGAACTGACCGCCTCGGTCACCGGCCCGCCCCGGGATTACCGGCTGTCCACCGGCGGCCAGGAGGCGTCGCTGCGGGAATCGGTCGGAGGCCGGTTCGACATGGGTGTCGTACCCGTCGATCCCGGCTGGACGGTCATCCAACTCACCGCCGAGCCGTCCGACGCCTTCGGGGTGGACGACGTCGCGCGGCTGGCGGTCCTCGTGCATCCGGCGCCGGCCGTCTTCACCCTCGGCGACGCGGGGCTTCTCGGGACGGCCCTGGACACCGCTCCCGGGCTGGCCGCCGGGACGACCGACGCCGCCGGGGCCGACGTGTTACTCTGGAACGCCCAGCGACCACTGAGCGCGGAGCAGGAAACGTTGGTGAAGACCCGGCTGGATGGGGGCGCCGGCCTGATGATCGCCGTACCGCCCGAGGACGGGCTCGCCTTCCCCCCCTGGACGGGTATCGGGTCGGCGGTCCGCCGGGAGGCGGCGGCGGGGTACAGGCTGGGCCGGATTCCCGAGAACGAGGTCACCCGACCCCTCGCCGGTCCCCTCGGCGAGCTGACCCGGAGCACGGTCGCCGACCGCATCGCCGCTTGCGCCCTGAGCGACGAGTGGCGGGTTCTCCTCCGCTACTCGGGTGGTGAGCCGGCGCTGGCGTACCGGGGATTTTCCACGGGAAGGCTGCTCCTCTGGCTGCTGCCATATCGGCTCCAGGACGGGACCTTCGCCGCCACGGAGGCCTTCCCCTCCCTTTTCAACCAGGCGCTCCGGTTCTGCGCTTACGGTGAGGCCGAGTCGGCTGCGTACACCGCAGGGCGGGTCCTGACCGTTCCGACTTCGAGGGGTGGGAGGCTCACGGCGCCCGACGGCGGGGAGACGATCCTGGACGGGGACGGGCCCTGGAGCGTCGAGCTCGATCGTCTGGGGGTGTGGAGGCTGGAATCGGATGCGGGCGAACAGATGTTCGCCGTCAACGCCCCGACCGGCGAGGGCGACCTCACCGTTCTGGACCCCGGCGATTACGGGCTGCTCGGCCCCTCGATCGAGGTGCTGATGTCGGAGCGGCTGACCCCGGAGGCCGTCCCGGTCCCCTTCCCCCTGTGGCGCGTGCTGTTGGCGCTGACCGTCCTATTCCTCCTGGCGGAGCTGGCGCTGGCCGACGCCCGTTGGCGTTAGAGGGTGGAGGTCGGGATTTGCCGGGGGCATTACTTCGCTTCGCTTCGTTTTACCGGGGGCTTTACTTCCTTCGTTTCCGCGGATAACGTGGTGCGGCCTCACCATCGCGGGTTGTGGTATTATTCGGTTCTGATTCTAAACTGCGCCCGTTTAACTACATGCGGACAAAACTCTTCAAGTTCAGTTGGATCGTCCTCTCGCTGCTTCTGGTCGCGCTGACCACCCTGACCCTGTTGTTCGATATTGGGGCCGGGAGGGAGGCGGTGCAGAATTTCGCCGTGGAGCAGGAGGATCTCCTGCACTCGGCGGTGTACGGCATCACCGAGGCCTTCAACGACCTTTCCAATTCCATCTCGATTCTGGCCCACCCCGAGGTCGCGCGGGGAACGGCCGAGCTCCGAGCGGCCATGGCGGCCGTTTATGAGCATTCCCAGTTGCGCGGCTCCAAGAGCTTCCTCCACATCGCCTTCTACGACGAGGCCGGCGGCGCCGTCATCGTCTACCCGCCCGGTTCTTCCGCACCGTCCGTCCCGGCGGATAAACAACCCACAGAGGCAAGGGGTTTAAACCCCTTGTCTCCCGACGGGGTGAGCGTGTCCGAGCCCTGCCTCACCGACGAGGGCTGCTTCGTAACCGTGAGCATCCCGGTGCGCAGCGGGGCCGTTCAGGGTCGAATCGTAGGCTATCTGGACCTCTCCCGCGCCTTCTCCGCGGGGCGGAACGATGGCGGTTACCTCTCCGGGGTCATCCACTCGGGCGCGACCTGTTACGTCCTCAACGGATCGGGCATGATCCTCCAGGGTCTCGACCACTCGCCCGGCTGGAAAGGTGCGGCCTACGGCGCGACCTACGGCGCTTTGGCTCAGCCCGCCGGAGAGGCGGGCCCCGCGCAGGCGTCCGGGAGGCGCGGCCTACGGAGTTTGAGCAGCGTAGCGGAAGCGGAGGATCCGCGGTCGGCGCTCGCTTCCATCTTCGTAACCAACGGCTACGGCGGTCCCGTCCGGCTGACCCTGGCCGACACGCACCGCGAGGCGGTGGGCGTCCTGCGCCCCTTCGAGCTCGGTGGGCACCGCTTTGAGCTCCTGAGCCTCAAAGACTCCGAAGGGGTTATCGCGCCGGCGAAGAACGCCCAGAGGCGGTACTTTTTCACGTTCGTAGGATTCTTCCTCCTCTTGGTGGCGGGCGGCGTCATCTACTGGCGCCACAATCTGATCCGCCTGAAAAAAGAGCGGGAGGAGGGTGATCGCGAGGCGCGGGAACTCGAAATGGTCGGCATAACGAGCATAAGGGAGATAAGCCAGTCCCTCACCCGGGAACTCGAGCTGTCGCAGCTCCTGGACCTCCTTTGCGGGAAGATCTCCGAGGCTCTCGGGCTGGCCGGTCTGCAGGTTCTCGCGCCGGTGGAACGGCGCGCCGAAGGGCGGGAAGTGTCGTACCGCCTGCTGGCGAACCACTTCTCGGACGAGCTCAAGCGGGCTTTGAACCGGCGGAAAGGCGGGGGCGTCGAGTCCCGCGGCAACCCCCTCTTCACTGCCGAATCGCTCCCGCGGGTGATGGACGACATTGTGGAGCGGATGAAGACGACGGGGTGTTCTCTGCGTATGGGTCACGAAACCCGGGAGGCAGGGGAGAACGGGGGGGGTGCACAGATCCTCGGTGAACTCAAACTCCTGTGGGACGATGCCCTCAAGTCGGCCCGGGGGGTCGGGATAGCGGAGCTCATCGTCTCCCCCTTGGTGTCGAAGGACCACTTCGAGGGGGTGGCGGTGTTCCTGCCGTCCAGGGGAGGGATTCCCCTGGAGCTCTACGAGACCTTCGCCGCGAACCTTGCCCAGGCAATACAGGGCGCGCGCGACATCGAGCACCAGAAGAAAACGCTCGAGGAGCTGGACCAGGCGTATGGTCGGTTGAGGGCCTTCTCGCGCATCGGCGCCGAGATCATCCTCCAGAAGAATTTTTACAAGATAGGGCAGACGATTGTGGACGCTATCACCACTTACTCGACATTCTCGCGGGCGGTTCTGTCCCTCGTCGAGGGGGAGGGGATGAGGAGGGTGGCGTTCTCGAAGCTGACGCAGGAGGAAATCGCCGAGCTTCTGGACAGGCGGCCGTTCAGCCTGGAGGACCTGGAGAGGATTAAGGCGAACGCCAATAAAATCAGCCGCTCGTACTACCTGCCCGCGGCGCTGGTCCGGGGGACCATCGGAGAGCAGGGGCTGGCCTCGATGCGCGCTCGGGAGGAGTTCATAGACTGGGACCCCAACGACTTCTTCTTCGTGCCTCTCGAAGGGCCCACGGGGATGTTGGGGGTCATATCGTTGGACGACCCCCGGGACGGGCTCGCGCCCACCGAGGCGACGATACAGCCGCTGGAATCCTTCGCCCACCTGGCGGCCCAGGCGATTACCACGTCAAAGCTGCGTTGGGAATTGGAGCGCTCGCAGAACGATTACCGCAACCTCTTCCGCGACGCCACCGACGCGCTCTTCGTCCTCGACGAGGAGCTGGAGGTCATGACCTTCAACCGCCAGTTCTCCACCCTGGTCGGCGAGCCGGGGGGGGACTTCGCCGGGACGAGCTTTCTGGACCTCGTGATGCCCGACTGGCGGGCCGCGGTGACGCGCGCCTTTGAAAGGGTGAGGTCGGGCCTGGGGCGTCAGGAGCTGGAGTTCCACCTGCAATCGCGCTCCAGACCATCGCGCATCGTCGCCATGAGCGTCGAGGCCAAGGCCTTCCCCCGCCACATGACCGGCGAGGAGCTGGGGTTTTCATCCATCCACGACGGGGGCAACGGTGATCTGCGGGAGGTGATGGACCCCAAGACGGACCTCGACCTGGCGGTGGACGGGGGGTACATCCGCTACCAGGGGTCTCTCCGCGACATCACCTCCGCGAAGGAGGCCGAGCGTGAGCTCCTGCGGCGACAGGAGCAGCTGAAAATCATCAACACCCTCGGACGGCTGGCGCTGTCCTCCTTCGATTTGGAACCCCTGTTCCGTAAAACCGTGAACGCCATCCACCAGTCCCTGGGTTACGACAACGTCGCCCTCTTCATACTGGACGCCGAGGCGGGCGATCTCGTCCTGGAGGCCCAATCGGGCATCTTCGACGTGCTGGTCGGTCGGGGTTACCGGGCCCCCGCCACCGAAGGCGTCGTGGGGTGGACGGCACGGTCCGGCGTCACCCGCTACGTCCCCGACACCTCGAAGGATCCCCACTACATCATGCCCGCCGGCATTTTCGAAATCGGGGCGGAGCTCGCGATCCCCCTCCTCGTCGAGGGGGAGGTCAAGGGGGTGCTCGACCTCGAAACGACGCAAACCGAAGCCTTCGATCCGGCGGATATCTCGGCCCTGGAGACGGTCGCCGATCAGCTCTCCCAGGCGATACACAACATCAACCTCTACCAGGAGCTGCGCGAGCGCGCCCTGGCACTCGCCCTGGCCAACGAGGAGCTCCTGAAGGTAGACAAGATGAAGTCAGACTTCGTCTCCATGGTTTCCCACGAGCTCAACACCCCGGTCACCGTCATCAAAGGCTACGCCCAGCTCATGGCCGGTCGCGTCATCGGCGAGA is a window of bacterium DNA encoding:
- a CDS encoding T9SS type A sorting domain-containing protein, which gives rise to MKRAIWLIFLLPALVAAGGTDTGLILVTGGEGTVEELDYGARVSPSAAGCPIPPPPDCDVLWQYHIDDGGPQRNCVAIGCDDGYVWSGGWYGGGKMFEMDGDGVPLWEFDREREFGVAAAEDADVFYGVWHDDRDDSFEVYKFHASSPEPDWTWDGDAAGYAPYSVDRPGRVACSADGGVLAVGGNDGDSLAVMFFAENSPEPISIYEDESLAYSPRQLRLTADGTKCIFRAHAFLYRVDVATGALEDTYDLGASTDCFGVSPDGSVVVYGFGGMNVLGWNGSSYEHLWTYYHPGSNYAGVADVAADDEEIVLVWYSTTYLQNWVTRFNVSDGSEPLWVYETHPGGGDYQDVPAWIELSRDGEWIVVGYWGDQTKANPEVQILRDSKPDGLWFGFYTPGSVFGVDISPGGEYVVSAGKGVHANQMGSGGDIFAGYVDPEAGVAVVSFEAEPAADGVLVRWCVEGAVEVDIQRDGEPLSDSPLPAAGAYLDPGLASGTYAYTLRAYDDTGGYVEAGPIEVEYVRDGDGLWLSTPYPNPAGAGAVLAFNLPEEARVTVALYDVAGRRVATPVDAFLPRGRHSFGLDTAELPPGVYLVRLSADGETVTTRLAVVR
- a CDS encoding DUF58 domain-containing protein, whose amino-acid sequence is MVEAFNPLDPAAVAEIGDLRLRARLVVEGLLTGLHRSPLRGVAQEFVEHRPYRPGDEPRLVDWRVWAKTDRLYVKNFRQEADLRCWLAVDTSASMDYAGGRSRGVTKLGYAVSLAAALAYIVVRQGDGLALAGFGEGIEPYLPPRRGPLQLSIVLSALGGLKTGGRTDFAALARELAARTTRRGLFVIISDLWGDPEALGTSLAALAARKHELLCLHILDPDELEPDFKGALLLEDAEDSSRLPVDGEALALRYRRRAREHFEKISGRLRSAGIDYLRLTTDEPFTGPLRRFLSRRADLVAAVGRRTLRR
- a CDS encoding VWA domain-containing protein, with product MLQFSAPWLLFALPAALLPLLLYWWKRRQRHRRRFPSLQLVRQTAAEQARRLRLREILLLLLRILALACLVLAAAGPVVRSEGILGGVPERVVVLLDRSLSMTAVDSGGERFERAKSACARYLKLLPAGTPVDLVAFDDHPRPAAESVEPIEALAALGGVEAGLGGTDLASALEFAASRLGTSGGKGVAALFSDLPAACVTGPLAFPYPLLVYPAGISARNGGIKELGARNPLPLAGAELELTASVTGPPRDYRLSTGGQEASLRESVGGRFDMGVVPVDPGWTVIQLTAEPSDAFGVDDVARLAVLVHPAPAVFTLGDAGLLGTALDTAPGLAAGTTDAAGADVLLWNAQRPLSAEQETLVKTRLDGGAGLMIAVPPEDGLAFPPWTGIGSAVRREAAAGYRLGRIPENEVTRPLAGPLGELTRSTVADRIAACALSDEWRVLLRYSGGEPALAYRGFSTGRLLLWLLPYRLQDGTFAATEAFPSLFNQALRFCAYGEAESAAYTAGRVLTVPTSRGGRLTAPDGGETILDGDGPWSVELDRLGVWRLESDAGEQMFAVNAPTGEGDLTVLDPGDYGLLGPSIEVLMSERLTPEAVPVPFPLWRVLLALTVLFLLAELALADARWR
- a CDS encoding ATP-binding protein encodes the protein MRTKLFKFSWIVLSLLLVALTTLTLLFDIGAGREAVQNFAVEQEDLLHSAVYGITEAFNDLSNSISILAHPEVARGTAELRAAMAAVYEHSQLRGSKSFLHIAFYDEAGGAVIVYPPGSSAPSVPADKQPTEARGLNPLSPDGVSVSEPCLTDEGCFVTVSIPVRSGAVQGRIVGYLDLSRAFSAGRNDGGYLSGVIHSGATCYVLNGSGMILQGLDHSPGWKGAAYGATYGALAQPAGEAGPAQASGRRGLRSLSSVAEAEDPRSALASIFVTNGYGGPVRLTLADTHREAVGVLRPFELGGHRFELLSLKDSEGVIAPAKNAQRRYFFTFVGFFLLLVAGGVIYWRHNLIRLKKEREEGDREARELEMVGITSIREISQSLTRELELSQLLDLLCGKISEALGLAGLQVLAPVERRAEGREVSYRLLANHFSDELKRALNRRKGGGVESRGNPLFTAESLPRVMDDIVERMKTTGCSLRMGHETREAGENGGGAQILGELKLLWDDALKSARGVGIAELIVSPLVSKDHFEGVAVFLPSRGGIPLELYETFAANLAQAIQGARDIEHQKKTLEELDQAYGRLRAFSRIGAEIILQKNFYKIGQTIVDAITTYSTFSRAVLSLVEGEGMRRVAFSKLTQEEIAELLDRRPFSLEDLERIKANANKISRSYYLPAALVRGTIGEQGLASMRAREEFIDWDPNDFFFVPLEGPTGMLGVISLDDPRDGLAPTEATIQPLESFAHLAAQAITTSKLRWELERSQNDYRNLFRDATDALFVLDEELEVMTFNRQFSTLVGEPGGDFAGTSFLDLVMPDWRAAVTRAFERVRSGLGRQELEFHLQSRSRPSRIVAMSVEAKAFPRHMTGEELGFSSIHDGGNGDLREVMDPKTDLDLAVDGGYIRYQGSLRDITSAKEAERELLRRQEQLKIINTLGRLALSSFDLEPLFRKTVNAIHQSLGYDNVALFILDAEAGDLVLEAQSGIFDVLVGRGYRAPATEGVVGWTARSGVTRYVPDTSKDPHYIMPAGIFEIGAELAIPLLVEGEVKGVLDLETTQTEAFDPADISALETVADQLSQAIHNINLYQELRERALALALANEELLKVDKMKSDFVSMVSHELNTPVTVIKGYAQLMAGRVIGEINEKQQDILETIIEKSDHLSHLIIELLDLLKIETGQYTPELITANLTKMLEEFFVEQSAYLATPRMSLVLELPKQPIIADVDLPKIRTVFTHLLSNANKFTIGEGTVTVSCVETVDHYRFTIADTGIGIPEIEFERIFERLYQVDSTLTRHYGGTGLGLAVTRAIIERHHGRIWVESELGEGSRFIFTLPKSPGERPPEPPGGSV